The Caulifigura coniformis genome includes a region encoding these proteins:
- a CDS encoding SLC13 family permease yields the protein MVWEAWFVIAVVAAMLIALAKEVAPPDLLVLLALLVIVAVGEVQSAQAPVPAPGVEAPPLRLPTATQAIAEFGNVGLITVGALFVVVAGLMQTGATTILTEPLLGRPKTLLSAQLRLLLPVSVASAFLNNTPIVAMFMPVVTDICKRANLSPSKLFLPMAYSATLGGVCTIIGTSTNIVVNDRLPAAMKFGLFDITWVGLPCAAAGVAYLMIFSRKLLPDRRPAISLSDDPRQYTVGMIVQEGGPLVGRTVEEAGLRHLPGLFLVEIERAGEVIPAVGPQAKLHQNDHLVFVGIVESVVDLRKTRGLLPATDQMFKLDAPTTQRRLIEAVVSGRCPLVGKTIREGRFRSTYNAAVLAVARDGQRIAGKIGDIVLETGDTLLLEAHTDFVAQQRNSNDFYLVSHVENSAPPRHDRARIALITLLAMVAIAAFGDGKYMLPAALGAAVIMVLAKCCTSAEARESIDLSVLITIAASLGIGRALETSGAADAIAQSLIGLAGESPWVQLGIVYFLTLVLTELITNNTAAVLMLPLTLSTVQQLGVSYKPFVIAVMMAASCGFATPFGYQTNLMVYGPGGYKFADYLRIGIPLDIIMMIVCIAIAPFVFPFH from the coding sequence ATGGTCTGGGAAGCGTGGTTCGTCATCGCCGTGGTCGCAGCGATGTTGATCGCGCTGGCGAAAGAAGTCGCGCCGCCCGACCTTCTCGTCCTCCTGGCTCTGCTGGTCATCGTCGCTGTCGGCGAAGTGCAGAGCGCCCAGGCGCCGGTTCCGGCTCCCGGAGTCGAAGCGCCCCCCCTGCGATTGCCGACGGCCACCCAGGCGATCGCAGAGTTCGGCAACGTCGGCCTGATTACCGTCGGCGCGCTGTTCGTGGTCGTCGCCGGCCTCATGCAGACGGGAGCGACGACGATCCTGACGGAGCCCCTGCTCGGGAGGCCGAAAACGCTTCTCTCAGCCCAGCTCCGCCTGCTTCTCCCTGTCTCGGTGGCGAGCGCGTTCCTCAACAATACGCCGATCGTCGCGATGTTCATGCCGGTCGTGACCGACATCTGCAAGCGGGCCAACCTGAGCCCGTCGAAGCTCTTCCTGCCGATGGCCTACTCCGCCACGCTCGGCGGCGTGTGCACGATCATCGGAACCAGCACGAACATCGTTGTGAACGATCGGCTGCCGGCCGCGATGAAATTCGGGCTCTTCGACATCACCTGGGTGGGCCTGCCGTGCGCAGCCGCGGGCGTCGCCTACCTGATGATCTTCAGCCGCAAACTTCTGCCCGACCGGCGACCGGCGATCAGCCTGTCCGACGATCCCCGCCAGTACACAGTCGGCATGATCGTGCAGGAAGGAGGCCCGCTGGTCGGCCGCACCGTCGAAGAAGCTGGCCTGCGTCATCTGCCGGGGCTCTTCCTGGTGGAGATCGAACGGGCGGGTGAAGTCATCCCGGCCGTCGGACCGCAGGCAAAACTGCACCAGAACGATCACCTGGTGTTCGTGGGCATCGTGGAGTCGGTCGTCGACCTCCGGAAAACGCGGGGGCTTCTGCCGGCAACCGACCAGATGTTCAAGCTCGATGCGCCGACGACACAGCGCCGCCTGATCGAGGCCGTCGTCTCAGGCCGCTGCCCGCTCGTCGGCAAAACGATCCGTGAAGGACGATTCCGCTCGACATACAACGCCGCGGTTCTCGCCGTGGCACGCGACGGCCAGCGAATCGCCGGAAAGATCGGCGACATCGTTCTTGAAACCGGCGATACGCTGCTGCTGGAAGCTCACACCGACTTCGTCGCCCAGCAGCGGAATTCCAACGACTTCTACCTCGTCAGCCATGTCGAGAACTCCGCGCCTCCCCGTCACGACCGGGCCCGAATCGCGCTCATCACGCTCTTAGCGATGGTCGCCATCGCCGCCTTCGGTGACGGGAAATACATGCTTCCCGCGGCGCTCGGCGCCGCGGTCATCATGGTGCTGGCGAAGTGCTGCACGTCGGCCGAGGCCCGCGAAAGCATCGACCTGTCCGTGCTCATCACGATCGCCGCGTCGCTCGGCATCGGACGGGCGCTGGAGACCAGCGGTGCGGCCGACGCCATCGCCCAGAGCCTGATTGGCCTGGCGGGCGAGAGTCCGTGGGTGCAATTGGGAATCGTCTACTTCCTGACACTCGTGCTGACTGAGCTCATCACGAATAACACGGCCGCTGTGCTGATGCTGCCGCTGACACTTTCAACGGTTCAGCAGCTCGGCGTCAGCTACAAGCCGTTCGTGATCGCGGTGATGATGGCCGCATCGTGCGGCTTCGCGACGCCGTTCGGGTACCAGACCAACCTGATGGTCTACGGTCCCGGCGGATACAAGTTCGCGGACTATCTCCGGATCGGGATTCCGCTCGACATCATCATGATGATCGTGTGCATTGCCATCGCGCCGTTTGTGTTCCCGTTCCACTGA
- a CDS encoding ATP-binding protein: protein MSVDPQQVRPLNEKLQADIVRHEHVERALRDRADHLRLVLDTSQIGVWEVDLKTGLVSVDERAVRLLNLPSHATIPVHELFCSVEASESPGVEAALHQTMVQGRRLESEFCVRRDGQVTAVAIRACATLDGQGKPSRVVGTVVDRTNFERHGVDLVARARALDSLADGVLITSALAHDNPIVYANPGFERLTGYSRSEVLGRNCRFLQGPQTSPDAVDEVRTGLKAGVGVQVTLLNYRKDGSTFWNNLRITPLVNSTGVTTHFVGVQTDVSDQLRVERTLKQAEATALAASEAKSEFLANMSHEIRTPLTAVLGCADTLFPRLEREEHREVLQMIRTQGRMLLGILNDILDLSKIEAGRLDIHVEDCSIVSVVSEVRSLLEPQAAEKGIKLEAEYATRMPALMQTDPLRVRQILVNLVGNAIKFTDAGAVTIVSRCDRSTVPPTLSIEVHDTGIGIPPELLTTVFEAFSQIQPALARRIGGTGLGLTISQRLVRMLGGHIGVVSRVGQGTVFTVTLPVVSSTPLLFEQAASLAEAADEQHRSRDSIDVVVPATVLVAEDTRGIQFMIRRMLEDAGATVAVVDNGERAVTEVLRAQQSGRPFDVVVMDMQMPIMTGFDATARLRAQGSRVPIIALTAAAMRGDREKCLESGCDEYLSKPVDRHALLDAVARQYNRTAPQRAGFHTPDDRL from the coding sequence GTGAGTGTGGACCCGCAACAGGTTCGTCCGCTGAACGAGAAGCTCCAGGCGGACATTGTGCGGCATGAGCACGTTGAACGCGCGCTGCGCGACCGTGCCGACCACCTCCGACTCGTGCTCGACACGAGCCAGATTGGAGTCTGGGAAGTCGATCTGAAAACGGGCCTGGTTTCGGTCGACGAACGCGCGGTACGACTGTTGAATCTCCCTTCGCACGCGACCATTCCGGTTCACGAGCTCTTTTGCTCTGTCGAGGCCAGTGAATCGCCCGGCGTGGAGGCGGCGCTTCATCAGACCATGGTTCAGGGGCGGCGGCTGGAAAGCGAGTTCTGCGTGCGGCGGGACGGGCAGGTGACCGCCGTGGCGATTCGGGCCTGCGCGACATTGGACGGGCAGGGAAAACCGTCCCGGGTCGTGGGGACCGTCGTCGATCGGACGAACTTCGAGCGTCACGGAGTCGACCTGGTCGCCCGGGCGCGTGCACTCGATTCCCTCGCCGACGGCGTGCTCATCACCAGTGCGCTCGCGCACGACAATCCGATTGTCTATGCGAATCCTGGATTCGAACGACTCACCGGATACTCCCGGTCCGAAGTCCTCGGAAGGAACTGCCGGTTCCTGCAGGGGCCGCAGACCAGTCCGGACGCTGTGGACGAGGTCCGCACAGGGTTGAAGGCGGGCGTCGGAGTGCAGGTCACGCTGCTCAACTACCGCAAGGATGGCTCGACGTTCTGGAACAATCTCCGGATCACTCCCCTGGTCAATTCCACGGGCGTCACGACGCATTTCGTCGGCGTCCAGACCGACGTGTCCGACCAGCTTCGTGTGGAACGGACTCTGAAACAGGCGGAAGCCACCGCGTTGGCGGCCAGCGAAGCGAAGAGCGAGTTCCTCGCGAATATGAGTCACGAGATTCGCACGCCGCTCACGGCGGTGCTCGGATGTGCGGACACCCTCTTTCCGCGTCTGGAGCGGGAGGAGCACCGCGAAGTGCTCCAGATGATCCGCACCCAGGGCCGGATGCTTCTCGGCATCCTCAATGACATCCTCGACCTGTCGAAGATCGAAGCGGGTCGGCTCGATATCCACGTCGAAGACTGCTCGATCGTCTCGGTGGTCTCCGAAGTTCGCTCGCTGCTCGAACCACAGGCGGCAGAGAAGGGCATCAAGCTGGAAGCCGAGTATGCGACCCGCATGCCGGCCCTGATGCAGACCGACCCACTGCGTGTGCGGCAGATCCTCGTGAACCTCGTCGGGAACGCGATCAAGTTCACCGATGCGGGGGCGGTCACGATCGTTTCACGCTGTGATCGATCGACCGTGCCCCCCACGCTCTCCATCGAGGTTCACGATACGGGCATCGGCATCCCCCCGGAATTGCTGACGACCGTGTTTGAAGCCTTCAGCCAGATTCAGCCTGCGCTGGCGCGTCGCATCGGCGGAACCGGGCTCGGACTGACCATCAGCCAGCGACTCGTCCGAATGCTGGGCGGGCATATCGGCGTCGTCAGCCGGGTGGGTCAGGGAACCGTGTTCACGGTCACCCTTCCCGTGGTCTCGTCGACCCCCTTGCTGTTTGAGCAGGCCGCCAGTCTCGCCGAAGCCGCGGATGAACAGCATCGCAGCCGCGATTCCATCGACGTGGTCGTCCCGGCCACGGTTCTCGTGGCTGAGGACACGCGCGGCATTCAGTTCATGATCCGTCGGATGCTCGAAGATGCGGGTGCAACGGTCGCCGTCGTTGACAACGGGGAGCGGGCCGTCACGGAAGTGCTGCGGGCCCAGCAGTCCGGCCGACCTTTCGACGTCGTCGTCATGGACATGCAGATGCCGATTATGACCGGCTTTGACGCGACGGCTCGCCTGCGGGCGCAAGGGAGTCGGGTTCCGATTATCGCTCTCACGGCGGCTGCGATGCGCGGGGATCGTGAGAAGTGCCTGGAGTCCGGCTGTGATGAATATCTCTCAAAACCGGTCGATCGGCACGCCCTGTTAGATGCGGTGGCGAGGCAATACAATCGAACTGCGCCGCAGCGGGCCGGATTCCATACCCCTGATGACCGACTTTGA
- a CDS encoding ComEC/Rec2 family competence protein, with the protein MLRVFAAFLMVLVIGASSVSAGQGDGRFDLYFIDVEGGASTLLVTPGGESVLIDSGYPGYQNRDLDRILHVVRQVARLDHIDHAVVSHWHLDHYGNHAVLAANIPIRNFWDRGIPDDLQEDKQFLERITAYRAATQNASKRLKAGDEFTFPTAGTPLTVKVMTGSREVVPNSGEPNPFAAANQPQADDPSDNAASLSTLWTFGDFRFFTCGDLTWNVEAQLVTPRNPVGKVDLFMVTHHGLDVSNNPTLVHAIDPVVTVMCNGPTKGGGEQTLKTIAGVKSLKAAFQLHRNIKLAEDLQAKPSRIANTEPTVNCAGRWIKASVAPDGKSYTVQVGEDGPKESFETRGPADK; encoded by the coding sequence ATGCTTCGTGTGTTCGCGGCTTTCCTGATGGTTCTCGTCATTGGCGCCTCGTCGGTATCGGCCGGGCAGGGTGACGGACGTTTCGATCTCTACTTCATCGACGTGGAAGGCGGGGCCTCGACGCTTCTGGTCACCCCCGGCGGCGAGTCCGTGCTCATCGACTCGGGTTACCCGGGCTATCAGAACCGCGACCTCGATCGCATCCTGCACGTTGTCCGCCAGGTCGCCCGGCTCGACCACATCGACCACGCCGTCGTCAGCCACTGGCACCTCGATCACTACGGCAATCACGCCGTCCTGGCCGCGAACATCCCGATCCGCAACTTCTGGGATCGGGGCATCCCGGATGACCTCCAGGAAGACAAGCAGTTCCTCGAACGGATCACCGCCTACCGTGCTGCTACGCAGAACGCCTCGAAACGCCTTAAGGCAGGCGACGAGTTCACGTTCCCGACCGCCGGGACGCCTCTGACGGTGAAAGTCATGACCGGCAGCCGCGAGGTGGTCCCCAATTCGGGCGAGCCCAACCCGTTCGCCGCTGCCAACCAGCCCCAGGCCGACGACCCCTCCGACAACGCGGCCTCGCTCAGCACGCTCTGGACATTCGGCGACTTCCGGTTCTTCACCTGCGGCGACCTCACCTGGAACGTGGAGGCCCAGCTCGTCACTCCCAGGAATCCCGTTGGGAAAGTCGACCTGTTCATGGTGACCCACCACGGACTGGATGTGAGCAACAACCCGACCCTCGTCCACGCCATCGATCCCGTCGTCACGGTCATGTGCAACGGACCGACCAAGGGGGGCGGCGAGCAGACTCTGAAGACCATCGCCGGCGTGAAATCGCTGAAGGCCGCGTTCCAACTGCACCGCAACATCAAGCTCGCGGAGGATCTGCAGGCGAAGCCGTCGCGCATCGCCAACACCGAGCCGACCGTCAACTGCGCCGGACGCTGGATCAAGGCCTCCGTCGCTCCGGACGGCAAGTCTTACACGGTGCAGGTGGGAGAAGACGGTCCGAAGGAGTCGTTTGAAACGCGCGGTCCCGCAGACAAATGA
- a CDS encoding type II secretion system F family protein: MPEYQYEAMDSRGLEVKDVINAASEAEAQTKIREQGYFVTKIAEKGRKKKDKEKTKADAKKPAQAKRKKGTFSFGGVKAKHLTTFTRQLSTLQDAGLPILRSLRILEGQSKPGPLKNSLMGVIEDVESGNTLSEAMAKQPKAFDNLYVNMVKAGEAGGALEIILQRLAEFKEKSQSLKRKVKGAMVYPVAVITVATCIVGFIMYWIIPKFKEIFNDFGVELPAITKVLIDMSDWVVNYWFLIPTIPVAFVLLFKIIRKNRTGAYIIDRIALKIPIIGQIISKSTVARTCRTLGTLIASGVPILEALGIARDTAGNEVFRNAFDHIISAIREGEAMAVPLKEARIVDDLVVNMVDVGEETGALDNMLYKVADVYDEEVGMLVEGLVNLLEPLMVVVLGLIVGFIVIALFMPLVKLLNELS, encoded by the coding sequence ATGCCTGAATATCAGTACGAGGCAATGGATTCACGAGGCCTTGAAGTCAAGGACGTGATCAACGCGGCGTCCGAGGCGGAAGCCCAGACGAAGATCCGCGAACAGGGCTATTTCGTCACGAAGATCGCCGAAAAAGGGCGCAAGAAGAAGGACAAGGAAAAGACAAAGGCGGATGCCAAGAAGCCCGCCCAGGCCAAACGCAAGAAAGGGACGTTCAGCTTCGGCGGCGTCAAAGCCAAGCATCTCACGACCTTCACCCGGCAGCTTTCGACACTGCAGGACGCCGGCCTGCCCATTCTGCGGTCGCTCCGCATCCTAGAAGGCCAGTCCAAGCCCGGACCGCTCAAGAACTCGCTGATGGGCGTCATCGAAGACGTCGAATCGGGAAACACCCTGTCGGAAGCCATGGCCAAGCAGCCCAAGGCGTTCGACAACCTCTACGTGAACATGGTCAAGGCCGGCGAGGCCGGCGGTGCCCTGGAAATCATTCTCCAGCGCCTGGCCGAGTTCAAGGAAAAGAGCCAGAGTCTAAAGCGCAAGGTGAAGGGCGCGATGGTTTACCCCGTCGCGGTCATCACCGTGGCGACGTGTATCGTCGGCTTCATCATGTACTGGATCATTCCGAAGTTCAAAGAAATCTTTAACGACTTCGGCGTGGAGCTTCCGGCGATCACCAAAGTGCTGATCGACATGTCGGACTGGGTGGTGAACTACTGGTTCCTCATCCCGACGATCCCGGTCGCCTTCGTCCTGCTCTTCAAGATCATCAGAAAAAATCGAACCGGCGCGTACATCATCGATCGAATCGCGCTGAAGATACCAATCATCGGGCAGATCATTTCCAAATCGACCGTCGCCCGAACCTGCCGGACTCTCGGGACTTTGATCGCTTCCGGCGTGCCCATTCTCGAAGCCCTCGGCATCGCGAGAGATACGGCCGGAAACGAAGTGTTCCGGAACGCGTTCGACCACATCATCTCCGCGATTCGCGAGGGTGAAGCGATGGCCGTTCCGCTGAAGGAAGCCCGCATCGTCGACGACCTCGTCGTGAACATGGTCGACGTCGGTGAAGAGACCGGTGCGCTCGACAACATGCTTTACAAGGTGGCCGACGTCTACGACGAAGAAGTCGGCATGCTGGTGGAAGGCCTCGTCAACCTGCTCGAGCCGCTGATGGTGGTGGTCCTGGGTTTGATCGTCGGCTTCATCGTCATCGCCCTGTTCATGCCGCTGGTGAAGCTGCTGAACGAACTGTCATAA
- a CDS encoding GNAT family N-acetyltransferase, which produces MSLPGVQIRRVVHPGEADIRGLAELLIECVRNGASISFMLPIPGEKALAFWRGVTDGVHSGGRLLFVAEDGDGIIGTVQVILNLPENQPHRVDVAKLMVHPRARRMGVAAALMQTAEGASAELGRTLMVLDTVTGSAASRLYERLGWKRAGDIPGFALDPHGGLCSTTFYYRNLVPVRDG; this is translated from the coding sequence ATGAGCTTACCGGGAGTGCAGATTCGCCGCGTAGTGCATCCGGGCGAGGCCGACATCCGTGGCCTGGCCGAACTACTGATCGAGTGCGTTCGCAATGGCGCCTCGATCAGCTTCATGCTTCCGATCCCGGGAGAGAAGGCCCTCGCCTTCTGGCGTGGTGTGACGGATGGCGTGCATTCAGGAGGACGCCTCCTGTTCGTTGCCGAGGACGGTGATGGAATCATCGGGACCGTTCAGGTCATCCTGAACCTTCCAGAGAACCAGCCGCACCGCGTCGACGTCGCCAAGTTGATGGTTCATCCCCGTGCGCGGCGGATGGGAGTGGCGGCCGCGCTCATGCAGACCGCCGAAGGCGCTTCCGCCGAGCTGGGCCGAACCCTGATGGTGCTCGACACCGTCACCGGGAGCGCCGCCTCGCGCCTGTACGAGCGGCTCGGCTGGAAACGTGCCGGCGACATTCCCGGGTTCGCCCTCGATCCGCACGGCGGGCTTTGCAGCACGACGTTCTACTACCGAAACCTCGTCCCGGTCCGCGACGGTTGA
- a CDS encoding sigma-54-dependent transcriptional regulator, translated as MPTVLVVDDDRTVTHLVERALAETSISVVTTRTAEEGLSLVRSAHPDVVLLDIMLPGTSGLDVFHQIQEVDRRLPVIFITAGAGSETAIQAMQLGAYDYVAKPLDVAQLRTLVNKALETRRMMSVPVALPVSAGEESSGDLFVGRSAEMLEVFKSVGRVARQNVTVLIRGESGAGKELVARALYQHSDRREAPIMAVNCAALPDTLLESELFGHEKGSFTGADRRRIGKFEQCNGGTLFLDEVGDMSPLVQGKVLRLLQEQRFERVGGNETIQTNVRLIAATNRNLEEMVEAGSFRADLFYRLNGVTIFLPSLKDRREDVPLLLRHFLTAASRELSKPEIEGISPEALELLIAYDWPGNVRELQSIVRQSVLKATGPVIVPEFLPPEVHGVTTGREVGLAADGQPEIDLKAFVERRLGSNSTDLYAEAVEVMERFLFTRVLRETGGNQSRAAEILGITRGKVRDRIAAFNISVDTNVSIDEN; from the coding sequence ATGCCGACTGTGCTTGTTGTTGACGACGATCGTACGGTAACCCATCTGGTGGAGCGGGCTCTCGCGGAGACGTCCATCTCCGTCGTCACCACGCGCACGGCCGAGGAGGGGCTCAGCCTCGTTCGCTCGGCCCATCCCGATGTTGTTCTCCTCGACATCATGCTCCCGGGGACCTCCGGGCTCGATGTGTTTCACCAGATCCAGGAGGTCGACCGCCGCCTTCCGGTGATCTTCATCACGGCCGGCGCTGGTAGCGAAACCGCGATCCAGGCCATGCAGCTCGGCGCCTACGACTACGTCGCCAAGCCGCTCGATGTGGCCCAACTCCGCACTCTCGTCAACAAGGCTCTTGAAACCCGTCGCATGATGAGTGTGCCGGTGGCCCTCCCCGTTTCAGCGGGCGAGGAGTCTTCCGGCGATCTGTTTGTCGGCCGCAGTGCCGAGATGCTGGAGGTCTTCAAGTCGGTCGGACGTGTGGCGCGGCAGAACGTCACGGTCCTGATTCGCGGCGAAAGCGGGGCCGGCAAGGAACTGGTTGCCCGCGCCCTGTATCAGCACAGCGATCGCCGCGAAGCGCCCATCATGGCGGTGAACTGTGCCGCACTCCCCGACACGCTCCTTGAAAGCGAGCTGTTCGGGCATGAAAAGGGCTCTTTTACGGGCGCCGATCGCCGGCGCATCGGAAAGTTCGAGCAGTGCAACGGCGGAACGCTGTTCCTCGACGAAGTCGGTGACATGTCGCCGCTCGTGCAGGGCAAGGTCCTCCGCCTGCTCCAGGAACAGCGTTTCGAACGGGTCGGCGGCAATGAGACGATCCAGACCAACGTGCGTCTCATCGCTGCGACGAACCGCAATCTCGAAGAAATGGTCGAGGCCGGCAGCTTCCGCGCCGACCTTTTCTACCGGCTCAACGGCGTCACCATCTTCCTGCCGTCACTCAAGGACCGCCGCGAAGACGTTCCACTCCTCCTCAGGCATTTCCTGACGGCGGCCAGCCGCGAACTCAGCAAGCCCGAGATCGAGGGGATCTCTCCCGAAGCTCTGGAACTTCTGATCGCCTACGACTGGCCGGGCAACGTTCGCGAACTGCAGAGCATCGTCCGGCAATCGGTTCTCAAGGCCACCGGCCCCGTGATCGTCCCCGAGTTCCTCCCTCCCGAGGTCCACGGGGTCACCACAGGACGCGAAGTCGGCCTCGCTGCCGACGGTCAGCCGGAGATCGACCTCAAGGCCTTCGTCGAGCGGCGGCTGGGCTCCAATTCCACCGATCTCTATGCCGAGGCCGTCGAGGTGATGGAGCGTTTCCTGTTCACCCGCGTGCTCCGCGAGACGGGCGGCAACCAGTCGCGGGCGGCCGAGATTCTCGGCATCACACGCGGCAAGGTGCGCGACCGGATCGCCGCGTTCAACATCTCGGTCGATACGAACGTCTCGATCGACGAGAACTGA
- a CDS encoding GspE/PulE family protein, whose protein sequence is MAQRRLGQILVDLGYLNEDQLWDLIEEQKQSAGEVIGQVAIRMGLVTQDQVTEALAEQFGMPVVNLEETNIPPKVLELVPETMATLYKIMPISLKDNVLTVAMADPQNVAALDDLRNFLGYDVRGAVSTPAAVEASIGRHYASKEDSLEDLMGVLQDLEIGKAQVNRAIDIGGEDELSETQPIRKLLNMVLLLAIKDQASDIHLEPFEDEFKIRVRADGVLYEMVPPPRHLANAIVSRVKIMSDLDIAERRLPQDGRIELNVGGNPVDLRVSVLPTMFGEAVVMRVLDRTVVQLDLNKIGMDPATLDRFRHMIRSPHGIVLVTGPTGSGKTTTLYSALNELNDLETKIITTEDPIEYDIDGIIQVPVNHEIDVTFANVLRAILRHDPDTILVGEIRDYETAEIAIQSALTGHLVFSTLHTNDAPSAITRLRDMGVPPFLITATVEGILAQRLVRKICVECRTQFDPSDELLMELQLPVAQARKYKFYYGKGCARCNNSGYKGRMGIYELMAVNDDVRDMITSDASVDELRNLARTQGMTTLREAGLKLIFDGHTTIDEIVRETVMEDLD, encoded by the coding sequence ATGGCACAGCGCAGGCTCGGACAGATTCTCGTCGACCTCGGCTACCTCAATGAGGACCAGCTGTGGGATCTGATTGAAGAGCAGAAGCAGTCTGCGGGCGAAGTGATCGGCCAGGTCGCCATCCGGATGGGGCTCGTCACCCAGGACCAGGTGACGGAAGCGCTCGCCGAGCAGTTCGGCATGCCGGTCGTGAATCTGGAAGAGACCAACATCCCGCCCAAGGTGCTGGAGCTGGTCCCGGAGACGATGGCGACTCTCTACAAGATCATGCCCATCTCCCTGAAGGACAATGTCCTGACAGTGGCGATGGCCGATCCCCAGAACGTCGCCGCTCTGGACGACCTGAGAAACTTCCTCGGATACGACGTGCGCGGTGCGGTCTCAACCCCCGCGGCCGTCGAGGCCAGCATTGGCCGCCACTACGCGTCCAAGGAAGACAGCCTCGAAGACCTGATGGGTGTGCTGCAGGACCTTGAAATCGGCAAGGCGCAGGTCAACCGGGCCATCGACATCGGCGGCGAAGACGAGCTCTCGGAAACGCAGCCGATCCGCAAGCTGCTCAACATGGTGCTGCTCCTGGCGATCAAGGACCAGGCGTCGGACATCCACCTCGAGCCGTTCGAAGACGAATTCAAGATCCGCGTTCGCGCGGACGGCGTGCTGTACGAGATGGTGCCGCCGCCGCGGCACCTGGCGAACGCAATCGTCAGCCGCGTGAAGATCATGTCGGATCTCGACATCGCCGAGCGGCGGCTCCCGCAGGACGGTCGAATCGAACTCAACGTCGGCGGCAACCCCGTCGACCTTCGGGTGAGCGTCCTGCCGACGATGTTCGGCGAAGCGGTGGTCATGCGGGTGCTCGACCGAACGGTCGTGCAGCTCGACCTCAACAAGATCGGTATGGATCCGGCGACGCTGGACCGTTTCCGACACATGATCCGCTCGCCGCACGGCATCGTGCTGGTGACCGGGCCGACCGGTTCGGGCAAGACGACGACGCTCTACTCCGCGCTCAATGAGCTGAATGATCTCGAAACGAAGATCATCACGACGGAGGATCCGATCGAATACGACATCGACGGCATCATCCAGGTGCCGGTGAATCACGAAATCGACGTGACGTTCGCGAACGTGCTCCGGGCCATCCTCCGGCACGATCCCGACACCATCCTCGTCGGCGAGATCCGAGACTACGAAACGGCGGAAATCGCCATCCAGAGCGCCCTCACAGGGCACCTCGTCTTCAGCACTCTGCACACGAACGACGCCCCCTCGGCCATCACCCGCCTGCGGGATATGGGGGTTCCGCCGTTCCTGATCACCGCAACGGTCGAAGGGATTCTGGCGCAGCGGCTGGTGCGTAAGATCTGCGTCGAATGCCGGACCCAGTTCGATCCGTCCGACGAGCTTCTGATGGAGCTTCAGTTGCCAGTGGCCCAGGCCCGGAAATACAAGTTCTACTACGGGAAGGGCTGTGCCCGATGTAACAACTCGGGTTACAAGGGACGCATGGGAATTTACGAGTTGATGGCGGTGAACGACGATGTCCGCGATATGATTACGTCGGACGCGTCGGTCGATGAGTTGCGTAACCTCGCCCGAACCCAGGGAATGACCACGCTGCGCGAGGCGGGTCTGAAACTGATTTTTGACGGCCACACCACGATTGATGAGATTGTCCGCGAAACTGTCATGGAGGATCTCGATTAG